The Raphanus sativus cultivar WK10039 chromosome 2, ASM80110v3, whole genome shotgun sequence genome includes a region encoding these proteins:
- the LOC108839936 gene encoding LOW QUALITY PROTEIN: uncharacterized protein LOC108839936 (The sequence of the model RefSeq protein was modified relative to this genomic sequence to represent the inferred CDS: inserted 1 base in 1 codon) produces the protein MFVSSFTCAYEIRKGNQASRSDPSLLQSDXHSKIHKIKCVFVTYFFSLCVFSFEFLLFFFCLC, from the exons ATGTTTGTATCATCATTCACGTGTGCGTACGAGATCCGAAAGGGGAATCAAGCGTCTCGGTCCGATCCTTCGCTTCTTCAAAGCG CTCACTCAAAAATCCATAAAATCAAGTGTGTCTTTGTTACCTATTTCTTCTCCTTATGTGTGTTTTCTTTTGaattccttttgttttttttctgtttatgtTAA